One part of the Deinococcus psychrotolerans genome encodes these proteins:
- a CDS encoding LexA family transcriptional regulator, with product MAAETAPPLQERERVGLALRAARKAASISTQAGADAAGISVPMLGSIERGSHSLTSISVGNMSRLNKAFGLTWTEFISVLLPVYESYLPYLKRQFENGNNRPADYDPQVPKMRSIRYGGIIGAGVNPLAYAAESSQYESIPDFPEVERYDNDDLLILKVTGDSMVSEDVQETIWPGSTIILNTAIEPLPGDIVACWIENEGVGVLKVFAPIDGYLMLTSYNKRHLPIILSEENPGTIQGVYVGQMALGRRAHNRKPPLRSM from the coding sequence GTGGCCGCTGAAACTGCCCCGCCCCTTCAGGAGCGTGAGCGTGTGGGCTTAGCGTTGCGGGCCGCACGAAAAGCTGCGTCCATCTCCACCCAGGCTGGTGCCGATGCCGCCGGAATCAGCGTTCCTATGCTGGGAAGCATTGAGCGCGGCTCGCACAGCCTTACCTCAATCAGCGTAGGTAATATGTCGCGCTTAAATAAAGCTTTTGGCCTTACTTGGACAGAATTTATTAGTGTTCTGCTGCCTGTTTACGAATCCTACCTACCATATTTGAAGCGGCAGTTTGAGAATGGCAACAACAGACCGGCAGATTACGACCCACAGGTTCCAAAGATGCGCTCTATTCGCTACGGCGGAATTATTGGAGCTGGGGTTAATCCTCTTGCGTACGCCGCTGAATCTTCTCAATATGAATCCATACCGGACTTTCCAGAAGTTGAGCGTTACGATAACGACGATTTGTTAATCTTGAAAGTAACGGGCGATAGTATGGTTTCTGAGGATGTGCAAGAAACAATATGGCCGGGAAGCACGATCATTCTCAACACAGCTATTGAGCCTTTACCCGGCGATATTGTCGCCTGCTGGATTGAAAATGAGGGCGTGGGCGTCCTCAAGGTGTTTGCGCCGATTGACGGCTATTTAATGCTTACTTCATACAATAAGCGGCACTTGCCAATCATCCTGTCCGAAGAAAACCCAGGCACGATCCAGGGCGTATATGTCGGCCAGATGGCACTCGGACGCAGAGCGCATAACCGCAAACCACCGCTCCGCTCGATGTAA
- a CDS encoding helix-turn-helix domain-containing protein, translating into MAIGTELRRVRTAQNRSVLSVAESLGVHPQTIRYAEREQREVNSGILLRWAGELGYALTLKPIEGGPEIRVEPLSAQFQATP; encoded by the coding sequence ATGGCAATTGGAACAGAGCTTAGGAGGGTACGCACAGCGCAAAACCGCTCCGTTCTCTCTGTCGCTGAGTCGCTGGGTGTACACCCACAGACGATTAGGTACGCAGAGCGAGAACAGCGAGAGGTAAACAGCGGAATACTTTTGCGCTGGGCTGGGGAACTCGGCTACGCGCTAACCCTCAAGCCAATTGAGGGTGGTCCAGAAATCCGAGTCGAACCCCTTTCAGCACAATTTCAGGCAACCCCATGA
- a CDS encoding GIY-YIG nuclease family protein — translation MTTSLPIPSAGVYAIENTVNGRIYVGSSVNVEMRMHHRLSFRRGSGSSTSRLILADLKVFGVAAFRLTILQRTYEVSELKSLEQRWADQLGAFEYGYNVRRMESLQLAQAPA, via the coding sequence ATGACCACTAGCCTCCCCATCCCCTCCGCTGGCGTGTATGCCATTGAGAACACTGTTAATGGGCGCATTTATGTCGGCAGCAGCGTCAATGTCGAAATGCGGATGCACCACCGCCTTTCGTTTCGGCGCGGCAGCGGCTCCAGCACCAGCCGCTTGATCCTCGCTGATCTCAAGGTATTCGGCGTTGCCGCCTTCCGCCTCACCATCCTCCAGCGCACCTACGAAGTCAGCGAATTGAAGTCGCTTGAACAGCGCTGGGCTGACCAATTAGGTGCTTTTGAGTACGGCTACAACGTTCGCCGGATGGAAAGCCTTCAACTCGCTCAGGCTCCAGCGTGA
- a CDS encoding helix-turn-helix domain-containing protein, with the protein MTPHRPNFSGARLTQAREVLGWTKSELSRAVGLTPAAVGGYEDGKITPSSTAMEALASALQQPLAFFTLPPPSPRTGTVFYRSYSGASKKARLIVQAQVTLLWDQVDYLCDFVTLPKVDMPRIGALPKDPTEITEDMIISIAQRAREHWNLRDNPAPNIVWLLEGSGAIVVRLDLKSDQMEAMSEWRGSDQRPYIVLNTVKRNAFRSRADIAHELGHLLLHRNVEQQMLEDKAAFKLIEKQAWLFAQEFLLPEQAFLKDVYSLSLDALKMLKPKWKVSIAFMLHRIHSLDILSEEKYSNYRKYLAQRGWLKTEPFDAETEPERPLMLSQAFEFITGQKVQTADQIADKLSQNREMLEAITQVKEGFFVVERRKNPFILSFKSTG; encoded by the coding sequence ATGACCCCACACCGCCCCAATTTTTCTGGGGCCAGGCTGACGCAAGCGCGTGAAGTTCTTGGGTGGACCAAGTCTGAACTGTCAAGAGCCGTGGGGTTGACGCCTGCTGCCGTCGGTGGGTATGAAGACGGGAAGATAACCCCAAGCTCAACAGCTATGGAAGCCCTCGCCAGCGCCTTACAGCAACCCCTGGCCTTTTTCACACTGCCCCCGCCTTCGCCAAGAACAGGGACAGTCTTCTACCGCTCTTATAGCGGAGCATCAAAAAAAGCCCGGTTAATCGTCCAGGCACAAGTTACGCTCTTGTGGGACCAGGTCGATTATTTGTGCGATTTTGTCACCCTCCCTAAAGTCGATATGCCCAGGATTGGTGCCCTACCCAAAGACCCCACCGAGATCACTGAAGACATGATCATCAGTATCGCTCAGCGAGCCCGTGAGCATTGGAATCTGAGAGATAACCCAGCACCCAACATTGTTTGGCTTTTGGAAGGGAGCGGGGCTATTGTTGTCCGCCTTGACCTTAAATCCGACCAGATGGAAGCAATGTCGGAATGGCGTGGCAGCGATCAAAGGCCGTACATCGTCTTAAATACCGTCAAGCGCAACGCTTTTAGGTCACGCGCAGATATTGCGCATGAACTAGGTCATTTGCTGTTACACAGGAATGTAGAGCAGCAAATGCTTGAGGATAAAGCAGCATTTAAATTGATAGAGAAGCAAGCTTGGCTCTTTGCGCAGGAGTTTCTGCTTCCAGAGCAGGCATTTCTCAAGGATGTTTACTCGCTCAGTCTTGACGCTCTCAAGATGCTAAAGCCCAAATGGAAAGTCAGTATCGCGTTTATGCTACACAGGATTCATAGCTTGGATATACTTTCAGAAGAAAAGTATAGTAACTACCGAAAGTATCTTGCCCAGCGTGGGTGGTTGAAGACAGAACCATTTGACGCCGAAACGGAGCCAGAGCGTCCGCTTATGCTCAGTCAGGCATTCGAGTTCATCACGGGCCAAAAGGTTCAAACTGCCGATCAAATTGCCGATAAGCTTTCGCAAAATCGGGAAATGCTTGAGGCCATTACTCAAGTCAAGGAAGGATTTTTTGTTGTCGAGCGTCGAAAAAACCCTTTTATCCTATCTTTCAAATCGACGGGATAA
- a CDS encoding DUF7352 domain-containing protein: protein MDTTRKYELIRNEAKTLRLSLGAVTVKVAVQDGRLCMWMREPPDELAPKPRIFVALPSWESFSRGYAHVGTCKDAGHFWHVLEVL, encoded by the coding sequence ATGGACACCACTCGAAAATACGAGTTGATCCGCAACGAAGCCAAAACGCTGCGCCTGTCTCTCGGGGCCGTGACCGTCAAAGTGGCCGTGCAGGATGGTCGTCTGTGCATGTGGATGCGCGAGCCTCCCGACGAGCTGGCCCCCAAGCCCCGCATTTTCGTCGCCCTGCCCAGCTGGGAATCCTTCTCCCGCGGCTACGCGCACGTTGGAACCTGCAAAGACGCTGGGCACTTCTGGCACGTTCTGGAGGTCTTGTGA
- a CDS encoding glyoxalase superfamily protein: MNSKDFARRLRAAINDIVGVPIAHMQSLEITARASGYRDWHELEQHLKIEPLPAPAITVSLNAHLANRNRLSPPELQIIEHLERRADAQGIVQVNALELGEMVSQEANPHPSAAYMRGVQWLSQYSGYQIFDVIEESRKHKGNHILKIHREVLYPSQGQDATLELSLGAIHALAAASDALHFYLWLVARSAQDAEGKTTYQTGDYGLDEQSHLAHLVDLGWAKATKHATTHSVELLGIRTIGGPF, from the coding sequence ATGAATTCGAAAGATTTTGCTCGGCGTTTGCGCGCTGCCATCAACGACATTGTCGGCGTACCGATCGCACACATGCAGTCCCTCGAAATTACAGCGCGGGCTTCTGGGTATCGCGATTGGCACGAGCTCGAACAACACCTGAAAATCGAGCCTCTACCTGCGCCAGCGATCACTGTTTCACTCAATGCCCATCTGGCCAATCGCAATCGCCTAAGCCCTCCAGAACTACAGATCATTGAGCATCTCGAACGTCGAGCCGATGCTCAGGGGATTGTTCAGGTCAATGCTCTTGAACTCGGCGAGATGGTGAGCCAAGAAGCGAATCCTCATCCATCGGCAGCATACATGCGTGGCGTCCAATGGCTCAGCCAATACAGTGGCTACCAAATATTTGATGTGATTGAGGAAAGTAGAAAACATAAAGGAAATCACATCTTGAAGATCCATCGAGAAGTTCTCTATCCCTCGCAAGGACAAGACGCAACCCTCGAGCTTTCGCTTGGGGCGATTCATGCGCTTGCAGCTGCAAGCGACGCGCTGCACTTTTACCTCTGGTTGGTAGCCAGAAGTGCTCAGGACGCAGAGGGGAAAACTACCTATCAAACTGGGGACTATGGACTGGATGAGCAGTCCCACCTGGCTCACTTAGTGGATCTCGGTTGGGCAAAGGCGACGAAACACGCCACGACCCACAGTGTTGAATTGCTGGGCATCCGAACAATTGGCGGCCCATTCTAG
- the parS gene encoding type II toxin-antitoxin system Xre/ParS family antitoxin produces the protein MTQTFIPTRTVPAIPGASLLGLKATTLLELGTAVDQGFKSDALERFAKHLGLTLTKTLDLIQLSESTYHNHRRKGRTLGAESSANLYHLAKVTEAAEQYFESVVDAHRWLMTPRATFGNKNPLQFALLPGGAEYVSTVLSRLEHGVYT, from the coding sequence ATGACACAAACGTTTATCCCAACTCGCACTGTCCCTGCTATACCCGGTGCCTCACTTCTTGGACTGAAGGCCACGACCCTGCTGGAGCTTGGAACCGCTGTCGATCAGGGATTCAAGTCTGACGCGTTGGAGCGATTCGCTAAGCATCTCGGGTTGACGCTGACGAAAACACTGGACTTGATTCAGCTCAGTGAAAGCACTTATCACAACCACCGCCGCAAAGGGCGCACGCTCGGTGCGGAAAGCAGCGCCAACCTGTACCATCTGGCAAAAGTGACCGAAGCCGCTGAGCAGTACTTTGAGAGCGTTGTGGACGCACACCGCTGGCTGATGACTCCTCGTGCGACATTCGGAAACAAAAACCCTCTTCAGTTCGCCCTGCTACCTGGTGGGGCCGAGTACGTGAGCACCGTGCTTAGCAGGCTAGAGCACGGAGTCTATACGTGA
- a CDS encoding RES family NAD+ phosphorylase — translation MSLTLYRISKLQYAQHPDLPEHGFGAARFGGRWNSPDLTSQHDRRLIYTSDTLAQAMLEIVVHVDSRVLQTVPHAYVRFQVEEEYIADLKAAQLPATWNAHPETPATQVIGDQWFDEQSSPVLRVPSVILPLTVYGPGQSNYLINANHPDIGEAVKLLDFQTLPLDPRL, via the coding sequence GTGAGCCTGACACTCTATCGCATCAGTAAATTGCAGTACGCCCAGCATCCTGATCTTCCAGAGCACGGTTTCGGTGCCGCTCGTTTTGGTGGACGCTGGAACAGCCCAGACTTAACCTCGCAGCACGATCGGCGTTTGATCTATACCAGCGATACGCTGGCGCAGGCGATGCTTGAAATCGTTGTCCATGTGGACAGTCGTGTGCTCCAGACCGTTCCACATGCTTATGTCCGCTTCCAAGTCGAAGAAGAATATATTGCTGACCTCAAAGCTGCTCAACTTCCAGCGACTTGGAACGCTCATCCCGAAACACCGGCGACGCAGGTTATTGGTGATCAGTGGTTTGATGAGCAAAGCTCTCCTGTATTGCGGGTTCCTTCAGTCATTTTACCACTCACTGTGTATGGTCCAGGGCAGAGCAATTACTTGATCAATGCTAACCACCCTGATATCGGTGAGGCGGTGAAGTTGCTGGACTTCCAGACATTGCCACTCGATCCAAGACTCTGA
- a CDS encoding ParA family protein translates to MYQIAIANDKGGVGKTTSAIAIASLLASRGRTLLVDADEKTASAVEWAAAGPGLPCEVISIEQMGQMDLSTFAYVVLDTKAGEDSAELLSLAQAVDLLIVPTKPDGVSMRALPKTLAPLIREGITNYRVLITDVPAAPSVEGHDAREALMDLDVPVFAQSVRRASAFSKAALQGVEVRSVKGDSRAKLAHRDYELVVKEILR, encoded by the coding sequence ATGTACCAGATTGCAATCGCCAACGACAAGGGCGGGGTCGGGAAGACGACCAGCGCCATCGCCATTGCCAGCCTGCTGGCGAGCAGGGGCCGGACACTGCTGGTAGACGCCGACGAGAAGACTGCCAGCGCTGTGGAGTGGGCCGCCGCCGGTCCAGGCCTGCCGTGCGAGGTGATCAGCATCGAGCAGATGGGCCAGATGGATCTGAGCACCTTCGCTTACGTCGTGCTGGATACCAAGGCGGGCGAGGACAGCGCGGAGTTGCTGAGCCTGGCGCAAGCTGTGGATTTGCTGATCGTTCCCACCAAGCCGGACGGCGTGAGCATGCGGGCGCTGCCCAAGACGCTGGCCCCGCTGATCCGGGAAGGCATTACCAATTACCGGGTATTGATCACCGACGTGCCCGCTGCGCCAAGCGTCGAGGGCCATGACGCCCGCGAGGCGTTGATGGATCTGGACGTGCCGGTCTTCGCGCAGTCGGTTCGCCGGGCCAGCGCGTTTTCCAAAGCAGCTTTGCAGGGTGTCGAGGTGCGGTCGGTGAAGGGCGACTCTCGTGCCAAACTGGCACACCGTGATTACGAGCTGGTGGTCAAGGAAATCCTGCGATGA